One Clostridia bacterium DNA segment encodes these proteins:
- the lepB gene encoding signal peptidase I — MRVRSKSIWRDWILPLIVAVVLALTIRTFVAEARYINSESMVPTLRVNDRVFVDKIFYKMKGIERQDVIIFAPPPQAHTRDDYIKRVLGLPGDEVEIRDGMLFINGEAVEEIYLAEPMEGSYGPVVVPEGQFFVLGDNRNNSSDSRAWGFVPIENVKGKAILRFYPFERFGILSK; from the coding sequence TTGCGGGTGCGGTCTAAGAGTATATGGCGCGACTGGATTCTACCATTAATCGTGGCCGTGGTCCTGGCGCTGACCATTAGAACCTTTGTGGCGGAAGCCAGGTATATCAATTCCGAATCCATGGTGCCTACTTTGCGGGTTAACGACCGGGTCTTTGTGGACAAGATATTTTATAAAATGAAGGGCATCGAAAGGCAGGATGTTATTATCTTCGCCCCGCCGCCCCAAGCCCATACCAGGGACGACTACATCAAGCGCGTCCTCGGCCTGCCCGGTGATGAAGTGGAAATCAGGGACGGGATGCTGTTCATCAACGGGGAAGCGGTGGAAGAAATCTATCTCGCGGAACCCATGGAAGGGAGCTACGGGCCGGTGGTGGTGCCGGAAGGACAGTTCTTCGTACTGGGGGACAACCGGAATAATTCCAGTGACAGCCGGGCCTGGGGATTTGTGCCCATAGAAAACGTCAAAGGGAAAGCCATCCTGCGTTTCTATCCCTTCGAACGCTTCGGCATCTTAAGTAAATAG
- a CDS encoding ammonia-forming cytochrome c nitrite reductase subunit c552 produces the protein MRRKLWLLFFVLVLLIPLTVGCRQAANEIREEQQQTEEQQQEDHTQAIREEWSKSAHAVATNAQEENSPAKRDECMRCHNGQAYVKQVTSADELNVDEPVGQDCDTCHSGHGKEVWASGLVTLPAGEVRDGGGALCMDCHNARKTPDPENRPAPHSSAEADIVIGTNGYHVEGVTYSSSPHTAVKDTCFGCHMADLGGGYPSHTFKADVKPCQSCHQGISDINMKAKADYDGDGSIEGFQEEVDGLLKLLHDTIEAELDGGTFSTGHGQIVFTDKDGNEMSEVSPDLYHAAWNYYLVMNDGSRGIHNPVYVVQLLQQSVLMLGGDLKDAKQL, from the coding sequence ATGCGCAGGAAACTATGGCTCTTGTTTTTTGTATTAGTGCTCTTGATCCCCTTAACTGTGGGCTGCCGGCAAGCGGCGAATGAGATCCGAGAAGAGCAGCAGCAAACGGAAGAGCAGCAGCAGGAAGACCATACCCAGGCCATCCGGGAGGAATGGTCCAAGAGCGCCCATGCGGTGGCGACCAATGCCCAGGAGGAGAATTCGCCGGCCAAACGAGATGAATGCATGAGATGCCATAATGGCCAGGCTTATGTCAAGCAGGTTACCTCCGCGGATGAGTTGAATGTGGATGAACCGGTGGGACAGGATTGTGATACTTGCCACAGCGGTCATGGTAAAGAGGTCTGGGCCTCTGGTCTGGTAACACTGCCGGCGGGGGAAGTCAGGGATGGGGGCGGTGCTCTTTGCATGGATTGCCACAATGCCCGCAAAACCCCGGATCCGGAGAACCGACCTGCCCCTCACTCTTCCGCGGAAGCAGATATTGTGATTGGTACCAACGGCTATCATGTGGAAGGAGTTACTTACAGCTCGTCTCCCCATACGGCGGTCAAAGACACTTGCTTTGGCTGTCACATGGCCGATTTAGGCGGGGGCTATCCCAGCCATACCTTTAAAGCCGATGTGAAGCCTTGCCAATCCTGTCACCAGGGCATCAGCGACATCAACATGAAGGCGAAAGCTGACTATGACGGGGACGGCTCCATCGAAGGTTTCCAGGAGGAAGTAGACGGTTTACTGAAGCTCTTGCATGACACCATCGAAGCGGAACTGGACGGGGGTACTTTCTCCACCGGTCACGGGCAGATCGTCTTTACCGATAAAGACGGCAATGAAATGAGTGAAGTGTCACCGGACCTGTATCATGCTGCCTGGAACTATTACCTGGTGATGAATGACGGCAGCAGGGGTATTCACAACCCCGTTTACGTGGTACAGCTGCTGCAGCAATCCGTCCTCATGTTGGGCGGGGACCTAAAGGACGCCAAGCAGTTGTAA
- a CDS encoding chemotaxis protein: MSDNTHRYIPLELANQIVDLLHSATGYPIHVMGEGGKIIATTAKERLGNYHPVAADILSGKMDSAVVTEEMAAKNPLLRPGWNFPIIVGGKRVGVVSCTGDPEVVKPICLIGAKYAEANYAKTLHEQAARAVTNDVAAKIQAVSSNLEDLASAAQEIAATAKSMEEVALAAEEKLSKIGKVLDFINNIANQTNILGLNASIEAARAGAAGRAFSVVAEEIRKLARDSARSTSEITSILTEITQVITEISGGLQQNAKTTEAQSHNLQLITQHIDEINRLIAGLIS; encoded by the coding sequence ATGAGCGACAACACTCACCGCTACATACCATTGGAATTAGCCAACCAAATTGTAGACCTGCTCCACTCCGCCACCGGCTACCCCATCCATGTCATGGGCGAAGGGGGAAAAATCATCGCTACCACCGCCAAGGAACGCCTGGGCAACTATCACCCTGTCGCGGCTGACATCCTGTCCGGCAAAATGGATTCCGCCGTCGTCACCGAAGAAATGGCCGCCAAGAACCCTCTTTTGCGTCCCGGGTGGAACTTTCCCATTATCGTAGGAGGCAAACGAGTCGGTGTCGTATCCTGCACAGGAGATCCCGAAGTGGTAAAACCTATCTGCCTCATCGGGGCCAAATACGCCGAGGCTAATTACGCCAAAACCCTGCATGAGCAGGCAGCCAGGGCCGTCACTAATGACGTGGCCGCCAAAATCCAAGCCGTATCCTCCAATTTAGAGGACCTGGCCTCGGCGGCACAAGAAATCGCCGCCACCGCCAAATCCATGGAAGAAGTTGCCCTGGCGGCAGAAGAAAAGCTGAGCAAGATCGGGAAGGTCCTGGATTTCATTAACAACATCGCTAACCAAACCAATATCTTGGGCCTTAACGCCTCCATAGAAGCCGCGCGGGCCGGTGCCGCCGGGAGGGCCTTTTCCGTGGTGGCGGAAGAGATCAGGAAGCTGGCTAGGGACAGCGCCCGTTCCACCTCCGAAATCACTTCCATTTTAACAGAGATCACGCAAGTGATTACGGAAATCAGCGGCGGCTTGCAGCAAAACGCTAAAACCACGGAAGCACAATCCCACAACCTGCAGCTCATCACCCAGCATATTGATGAAATCAACCGCCTCATTGCCGGTTTAATCTCCTAG
- a CDS encoding diguanylate cyclase — MAKISLGLYPDNVSATPLYRNLLLAGYDVCLLHNLKDARDFDLIIVCLDFLFGDLGELFLAIRNKPVLLATEEEEAVEYAAEWGVMGIVGQNWSPKDLRMVIEFFAVKSRYYPRREVALPESGPTPVTILLVEDDLLTAGVVMDSIGEFGDVVHTSSVSETESVLSQRKFDLIILDVFLPDGNGLTLLREIKQNPFYETIPVLVFSVNEDLRAKLQAFELGASDYLLKPFHIAELKARVKALIGGKQKQEVLLCNLKQMSVLAEQDGLTGLYNHRYFVDNLKHRFHLAKEHNIPIAVLMLDVDDFKFYNDRNGHLAGDQVLREVAQIIRSMVRGDDIAARYGGEEFVALLWDVTEAQALKVAERIREAISSYPFPQREYQPNGKVTVSIGVAVTPADSPSALLQKADEALYRAKLAGKNKVMI, encoded by the coding sequence GTGGCTAAGATCAGTTTAGGGCTGTACCCGGACAACGTAAGCGCCACACCATTATATCGCAATCTCTTGCTGGCAGGGTACGATGTCTGTCTTTTGCACAATCTGAAGGACGCCAGAGACTTTGATTTAATCATTGTTTGCTTGGATTTCCTCTTCGGCGATTTGGGCGAACTCTTCCTGGCGATCAGGAACAAACCCGTTTTGCTGGCCACCGAAGAGGAAGAGGCCGTGGAATACGCGGCGGAATGGGGTGTCATGGGGATTGTGGGCCAGAATTGGAGTCCGAAAGACCTGCGGATGGTGATCGAATTCTTTGCCGTGAAAAGCAGGTACTATCCTCGCCGCGAAGTTGCCCTCCCGGAATCCGGTCCTACTCCGGTGACGATTCTATTGGTAGAAGATGATTTGTTGACCGCCGGCGTGGTGATGGACAGCATCGGCGAGTTCGGCGACGTGGTCCATACTTCCAGCGTGAGCGAAACGGAGAGTGTCTTGTCCCAGCGGAAGTTTGACTTGATTATCCTGGATGTTTTCTTGCCGGACGGGAACGGTCTTACCTTACTTCGCGAAATCAAGCAAAACCCTTTCTACGAAACAATTCCGGTCTTGGTCTTTTCAGTCAATGAAGATTTGCGCGCTAAACTGCAAGCCTTTGAGCTGGGCGCCAGCGATTACCTGCTCAAACCGTTTCATATCGCCGAGTTAAAAGCGAGAGTCAAAGCTTTAATCGGCGGCAAGCAGAAACAAGAGGTGCTGTTGTGCAATCTTAAACAGATGAGCGTTTTGGCGGAACAGGACGGGTTGACCGGCCTGTACAACCACCGCTATTTTGTAGACAATTTAAAACACCGGTTCCATTTAGCGAAGGAGCATAATATTCCCATTGCCGTGCTGATGTTGGATGTGGACGATTTTAAATTCTACAATGATCGCAACGGGCATTTGGCCGGGGATCAAGTGCTGCGTGAAGTGGCGCAGATTATCCGCTCCATGGTGCGGGGGGATGACATTGCCGCCCGTTACGGCGGGGAAGAATTTGTGGCCCTGCTGTGGGACGTAACGGAGGCGCAGGCTTTGAAAGTGGCGGAAAGGATCCGCGAGGCCATTAGCTCTTATCCTTTTCCCCAGCGCGAATACCAACCTAACGGTAAGGTGACGGTCAGCATCGGCGTGGCGGTGACACCGGCTGATTCCCCATCTGCTCTGTTGCAAAAGGCAGATGAGGCTCTTTACCGGGCCAAGTTGGCAGGCAAGAATAAAGTAATGATTTAA